The following proteins are co-located in the Besnoitia besnoiti strain Bb-Ger1 chromosome Unknown contig00007, whole genome shotgun sequence genome:
- a CDS encoding uncharacterized protein (encoded by transcript BESB_073880): MRRCGPRLQSATKMEADLQDFFGAMDTLLLDCGAELTATRLSLEFNIGSALAAKLLRLYVHDKVKRNKPAAADAGSRLLLRFAAALGGRAGEHHAVSPVVMDLADNRAASVRVPPEPWCLYSVLRVPLSAEAPPPATKLAQWQAEVRALVPRFSAALYVPPFAAICQAGLAPRTHRCAGGPAASPAAAKSSAASECSQKGALSASAAPAAAPATRQSAWAPAAPQNEAEKAPAAGGKKGAATHAAGSLLARFGFGRKKEADPPKRAQAAPEAAGEKAKMAAMEPAGPEASSQAPQAGERKRPLEDAGSREGESGGDAPQEKESGEECAKKRVRRASAYADEEKRGADAATRELPQAGGRLSAGERLFDDGEGEEEEAFDADMDSAGCRGAACTVAEARDGCEDEEEPREDGEEGRGARGTETERGRAHRGAHKKAVLHHAAEEMYVEEKKIILKEKAVETRTYREGDYLVLQDEDVVKDKEVTVHTLRSSQASRATSESSFASKHSSSSESSGASLRKPGGKTSLAGAPKKKQGSLISRGKPPNDASLYPGSHSGTLGATRSPP; the protein is encoded by the exons atgcgtcgtTGTGGACCCCGCCTGCAAAGCGCGACCAAGATGGAGGCCGACCTTCAGGACTTTTTCGGCGCGATGGATACGCTTCTcctcgactgcggcgcggag TTGACCGCCACGAGGCTCAGTCTGGAGTTCAACATCGGTTCAGCGCTTGCCGCCAA GCTCCTGCGCCTGTACGTACACGACAAAGTGAAGCGGAATAaacctgcggcggcggacgccggctCGCGCCTGCTGTTGAGATTCGCCGCTGCACTCGGCGGTCGCGCAGGGGAACACCACGCCGTCTCCCCAGTCGTGATGGATCTTGCTGACA atcgcgccgcctcggtgAGGGTGCCGCCGGAGCCGTGGTGTCTGTACAGCGTTCTACGCGTGCCCCTCTCCGCGGAAGCCCCTCCGCCTGCAACGAAGCTCGCGCAGTGGCAAGCGGAAGTCCGCGCACTCGtgccgcgcttctccgccgcactATACGTGCCGCCGTTCGCAGCCATTTGCCAGGCAGGCCTCGCCCCGCGCACGCAtcgctgcgcaggaggccccgcagcgtcgccagccGCAGCAAAGTCATCCGCGGCGTCTGAATGCAGCCAGAAAGGCGCGCTGTCTGCTtcagccgcgccggcggctgcgcctgcgacgcggcAGTCGGCTTGGGCGCCCGCAGCTCCGCAgaacgaggcggagaaggcgcctgcagcaggcggcaaAAAGGGCGCTGCCACGCATGCCGCAGGGAGCTTGCTCGCGCGCTTCGGATTCGGCAGAAAGAAAGAAGCTGATCCGCcgaagcgcgcgcaggccgcgccggaagccgccggcgagaaggcgaagatgGCCGCGATGGAGCCCGCTGGCCCCGAGGCGAGCAgtcaggcgccgcaggcgggggAACGCAAGCGCCCgctggaggacgcggggTCACGGGAGGGGgaaagcggcggcgacgctccGCAAGAGAAGGAGAGTGGCGAGGAgtgcgcgaagaagcgagtcAGGCGAGCGTCCGCCTATGCtgacgaagagaaaaggggagcagacgccgcgacgcgcgagttgccgcaggccggcggccgcctgaGCGCCGGGGAACGTCTCTTCGACGatggcgagggagaagaggaggaagccttCGATGCGGACATGGATAgcgccggctgcagaggcgctgcgtgcaccgtcgcagaggcgcgagacggctgcgaggacgaagaagaaccCCGAGAGGACggggaggaaggccgcggcgcgcgcgggacagagacagagagaggccgcgcgcaccGAGGCGCGCACAAGAAGGCGGTGTTGCATCACGCTGCCGAGGAGATGTAtgtcgaggagaagaaaatcATCCTCAAAGAAAAG GCAGTTGAAACGCGGACGTATCGCGAAGGTGATTACCTCGTGCTGCAAGATGAGGACGTGGTGAAGGACAAAGAGGTCACTGTCCATACACTGCGTTCCAGCCAagccagccgcgcgacgagcgagagTTCCTTCGCGTCGAAGCACAGTTCAAGCAGCGAGTCgagcggcgcttcgctgcggAAACCCGGCGGAAAGACGagtctcgcaggcgcgccgaagaaaaaacaaggCAGCCTCAT ATCTCGCGGCAAACCTCCGAATGATGCGTCCCTCTATCCTGGCAGTCACTCGGGCACGCTCGGGGCcacgcgttcgcctccttAG